Proteins encoded within one genomic window of Corallococcus macrosporus:
- a CDS encoding ADYC domain-containing protein has translation MNASFKALPACLFLLLSARVQAAPPVAPKPGPTRSVTGPTDAERYERRCQSQTTQRIARPQGTMLWGTKRSWDAEKPTDERTSVLVSVALDAPRQAEPGVKALRFEGGRLWAVPAPETGATASDVVGTVLQGTASDGKPVEVAICGAEPAADDPGRVFYRIEAWNAVAREWENPCVALDRSPAPRALAVGGVWDATGAHTDAPDRVTFACENGAISKCILWGYAPWASRDGQSLAGLHQACTRLARADYCGNGRSHTRQDTTIDIYDRMGVLERATEVTREWDPAKGSFEAAWAPDGATCLSRTRDGRALDLILQECPGRFQADAGDARGEGEVCTVSRGDVKPGAALLRNLSYGPPKADPASVR, from the coding sequence GTGAACGCGTCCTTCAAAGCCCTGCCGGCGTGCCTGTTCCTGCTCCTGTCCGCGCGTGTCCAGGCCGCACCGCCCGTCGCGCCGAAGCCCGGGCCCACCCGGTCCGTGACCGGCCCGACCGACGCCGAACGCTACGAGCGCCGCTGCCAGTCCCAGACGACCCAGCGCATCGCCCGGCCCCAGGGCACGATGCTGTGGGGCACCAAGCGCAGTTGGGACGCGGAGAAGCCGACGGACGAGCGCACCAGCGTGCTCGTCTCCGTGGCGCTGGACGCCCCCCGGCAGGCGGAGCCCGGGGTGAAGGCCCTGCGCTTCGAGGGTGGCCGCCTGTGGGCGGTCCCCGCACCCGAGACCGGAGCGACGGCCAGCGACGTGGTGGGCACGGTGCTCCAGGGCACCGCCAGCGACGGCAAGCCGGTGGAGGTGGCCATCTGCGGCGCGGAGCCCGCGGCGGATGATCCGGGCCGGGTCTTCTACCGCATCGAGGCCTGGAACGCGGTGGCGCGCGAGTGGGAGAACCCCTGCGTCGCGCTGGACCGCTCGCCCGCGCCCCGGGCGCTCGCGGTGGGCGGCGTGTGGGACGCGACGGGAGCCCACACCGACGCCCCGGACCGCGTCACCTTCGCGTGTGAGAACGGCGCCATCTCCAAGTGCATCCTCTGGGGCTACGCGCCCTGGGCCTCGCGCGACGGACAGTCGCTGGCCGGCCTCCACCAGGCGTGCACCCGGCTGGCCCGCGCGGACTACTGCGGCAACGGCCGCAGCCACACGCGCCAGGACACCACCATCGACATCTATGACCGGATGGGCGTGCTGGAGCGCGCGACCGAGGTGACGCGCGAGTGGGACCCGGCGAAGGGGTCCTTCGAGGCGGCCTGGGCCCCCGACGGCGCCACCTGCCTCTCCCGCACGCGGGATGGCCGGGCGCTGGACCTCATCCTCCAGGAGTGCCCCGGCCGGTTCCAGGCGGACGCGGGCGACGCGCGCGGCGAGGGCGAGGTCTGCACCGTGAGCCGCGGCGACGTGAAGCCCGGGGCCGCGCTCCTGCGCAACCTGTCCTACGGGCCCCCGAAGGCCGACCCCGCGTCGGTGCGGTAG
- a CDS encoding sigma-70 family RNA polymerase sigma factor, translated as MALRMSQVPALAATFLSHTKTRFVPPSPEDLAALDALLSRAWEDAQARWPGVALPAASFVAHVAERLPPAAPTSPIAPLVSSLSLAELYLACACLQGHSAAHEALERHYLARLPERLRGLRQPDAMIDEVRQRVGVKLLVANAGHAPAIADYTGRGGLLSWVVVIAGRIANKLRGQEKPSTEDDAEELFKALPAQGLDPELDVMKRRHHAAFRQAVREAAATLSAEDRHLLRLHFADRLSTYEMAPLFRVNQSTISRWLKRVQQQVYAETRRRLQEQLGLSTEDFQSFIAFVDSQLDLTLSQLLDEKREPPSEG; from the coding sequence ATGGCCTTGCGCATGTCCCAGGTGCCCGCACTGGCCGCGACCTTCCTCTCGCACACGAAGACGCGTTTCGTGCCCCCTTCGCCGGAGGACCTCGCGGCGCTCGACGCCCTGTTGTCGCGCGCCTGGGAGGACGCGCAGGCCCGCTGGCCCGGGGTCGCGCTGCCCGCCGCCAGCTTCGTGGCCCACGTCGCGGAGCGGCTCCCCCCGGCGGCCCCCACCTCTCCCATCGCGCCGCTCGTCTCCAGCCTGTCGCTGGCGGAGCTGTACCTCGCGTGCGCCTGCCTCCAGGGCCACTCCGCCGCGCACGAGGCCCTGGAGCGCCACTACCTGGCCCGGCTGCCGGAGCGGCTGCGCGGCCTGCGCCAGCCCGACGCGATGATCGACGAGGTCCGCCAGCGGGTGGGCGTGAAGCTGCTGGTGGCCAACGCCGGACACGCGCCCGCCATCGCGGACTACACGGGGCGCGGCGGCCTGTTGAGCTGGGTGGTCGTCATCGCCGGGCGCATCGCGAACAAGCTGCGCGGCCAGGAGAAGCCCTCGACGGAGGACGACGCGGAGGAGCTGTTCAAGGCGCTGCCCGCGCAGGGGCTGGATCCGGAGCTGGACGTGATGAAGCGCCGCCACCACGCGGCCTTCCGGCAGGCCGTGCGCGAAGCCGCCGCCACGTTGTCGGCCGAGGACCGCCATCTGCTCCGCCTCCACTTCGCCGACCGGCTCTCCACGTATGAGATGGCGCCGCTCTTCCGCGTCAACCAGTCCACCATCTCCCGCTGGTTGAAGCGGGTGCAGCAGCAGGTCTACGCGGAGACCCGGCGCCGCCTCCAGGAACAGCTCGGCCTCTCCACGGAGGACTTCCAGAGCTTCATCGCCTTCGTCGACAGCCAGCTGGACCTGACCCTCAGCCAGCTCCTCGACGAGAAGCGCGAGCCGCCGTCCGAGGGCTGA
- a CDS encoding LysR substrate-binding domain-containing protein, translating to MRFFVALARAGSLSSAARSLQVSHATVGRRVAALEEALGCTLFNRRADGYTLTVKGAAVLESAADMEERALAIQRRAGQGGSLTGTVRLTAVEGMAERLLIPRVADFRRQHPGIDLEVIEDSRSLSLARREADVAIRLARPRSGELFARRLSALGYGVYAAPRGDTSAWVGYDDSFAYLPESQWLARHAAGARMALRANGFMVQLAAVRAGFGKALLPCWFAEQERGLVRLPPPAPLPEREVWLVVHRDLREVPRVRALIDAVVAIFEAERERLGPRGT from the coding sequence GTGCGCTTCTTTGTAGCGCTCGCGCGGGCCGGCAGCCTTTCGTCCGCCGCGCGCAGCCTCCAGGTGAGTCACGCCACGGTCGGCCGCCGTGTGGCCGCGTTGGAGGAAGCGCTGGGCTGTACGCTCTTCAACCGCCGGGCGGACGGCTACACGCTGACGGTCAAGGGCGCGGCCGTCCTGGAGTCGGCTGCGGACATGGAGGAGCGCGCCCTGGCCATCCAGCGCCGGGCAGGCCAGGGTGGCAGCTTGACGGGCACCGTGCGGTTGACGGCCGTGGAGGGTATGGCTGAGCGCCTCCTCATCCCGCGCGTCGCGGACTTTCGCCGCCAGCACCCGGGCATCGACCTGGAGGTGATTGAGGACTCGCGCTCCCTCAGCCTTGCCAGGCGCGAGGCTGACGTCGCCATCCGCCTCGCCCGGCCTCGGTCCGGAGAGCTCTTCGCCCGCCGCCTCTCAGCCCTTGGCTACGGCGTTTACGCGGCGCCGCGCGGTGACACGTCCGCGTGGGTGGGCTACGACGACTCTTTCGCGTACCTCCCAGAATCGCAGTGGTTGGCCCGGCACGCCGCCGGAGCGCGCATGGCGCTGCGCGCCAACGGCTTCATGGTGCAGTTGGCCGCGGTGCGCGCGGGCTTCGGCAAGGCGCTGCTGCCGTGCTGGTTCGCTGAGCAGGAGCGGGGCCTCGTCCGTCTGCCGCCTCCCGCCCCGCTTCCCGAGCGCGAAGTGTGGCTGGTCGTGCACCGCGACCTGAGGGAGGTACCGCGCGTGCGCGCCCTCATCGACGCGGTGGTGGCCATCTTCGAGGCGGAGCGTGAGCGGCTTGGGCCGCGTGGCACCTGA
- a CDS encoding RNA polymerase sigma factor, which translates to MANDKTDAELLTLAQGGDGRALEALLGRHEKQVYRFGLRMCGSEEDAKEVLQETLLAAFKGMHAFRGEAELSTWLYQVARTHCLRTRRKRAGEPDTLEALDAPAAAAVHAEVAAPDEGAHARQMGEVLQAAILALPDTYRETLILRDVEGLSAEEAAQVVGIEVRALKSRLHRARMQLREHLVTLMGEGGEAAAPAGCPELAEELTAFAASELDQATCVRIEEHLTRCPRCAGACDALKRSVSLCRRIPGDEVPVPVRAAVRQALARAVTSG; encoded by the coding sequence ATGGCGAATGACAAGACCGACGCGGAGCTGCTGACCCTGGCGCAAGGCGGAGATGGACGGGCGCTCGAGGCGCTCCTGGGCCGCCATGAGAAGCAGGTGTACCGCTTCGGGTTGCGCATGTGCGGCTCGGAGGAGGACGCGAAGGAAGTGTTGCAGGAGACGCTGCTGGCTGCCTTCAAGGGCATGCACGCCTTCCGCGGCGAGGCGGAGCTGTCCACCTGGCTGTACCAGGTGGCGCGCACGCACTGCCTGCGCACGCGCCGCAAGCGTGCGGGTGAGCCGGACACGCTCGAGGCCCTGGACGCGCCCGCGGCGGCCGCTGTCCATGCCGAGGTCGCGGCCCCCGACGAGGGCGCCCACGCGCGGCAGATGGGCGAGGTGCTGCAGGCCGCCATCCTCGCGCTGCCCGACACCTACCGCGAGACGCTCATCCTGCGCGACGTGGAGGGCCTGTCGGCGGAGGAGGCGGCGCAGGTGGTGGGCATCGAGGTGCGCGCCCTCAAGAGCCGGCTGCACCGCGCGCGCATGCAGCTGCGTGAGCACCTCGTCACGTTGATGGGCGAGGGCGGCGAAGCCGCCGCACCCGCCGGGTGCCCGGAACTCGCCGAGGAGCTGACGGCCTTCGCCGCGAGCGAGCTCGACCAGGCGACCTGCGTGCGCATCGAGGAGCACCTCACGCGCTGTCCGCGCTGCGCCGGGGCGTGCGATGCCCTCAAGCGCTCGGTGTCCCTGTGCCGGCGCATCCCGGGCGACGAGGTGCCGGTCCCCGTGCGGGCTGCCGTGCGCCAGGCGCTCGCGCGGGCCGTGACCTCCGGCTGA
- a CDS encoding rhodanese-like domain-containing protein: MSRPSIRFLAAAGLGFALPLAVVGACATPREEVAPATRPATAVTATRAQELVAHGALLLDVRTQEEYGEGHLVGAQHLSLQSLQAGERPAIPADQPVIVYCRTGRRSAQAAQVLREAGFQHVHDLGAMENGVGAFGASPAVGQ; the protein is encoded by the coding sequence ATGTCCCGCCCCTCCATCCGCTTCCTGGCCGCCGCCGGCCTCGGGTTTGCCCTGCCCCTCGCTGTCGTGGGCGCATGTGCGACGCCGCGCGAGGAGGTGGCGCCGGCCACGCGGCCGGCCACCGCCGTGACGGCCACACGCGCACAGGAGCTCGTGGCCCATGGGGCCCTGCTGCTCGACGTGCGAACGCAGGAGGAGTACGGCGAAGGCCACCTCGTGGGCGCGCAGCACCTGTCGCTGCAGTCGCTCCAGGCCGGCGAGCGCCCCGCCATTCCCGCGGACCAGCCCGTCATCGTGTACTGCCGCACCGGGCGGCGCAGCGCCCAGGCGGCGCAGGTGCTGCGTGAGGCGGGCTTCCAGCACGTCCACGACCTGGGCGCCATGGAGAACGGCGTCGGGGCATTCGGTGCGAGCCCTGCCGTGGGGCAATAG
- a CDS encoding thioredoxin family protein produces the protein MNVTAANLKQTVGSPGIVVLDFRAAGCAPCRAFAPVFEAAAAVHPDVTWGKVDTQAESALAGALGIRSIPTVAVFRDGIPVFAQPGVRPASALEEVLAQVRALDMDAVRQEASRHAPAMRGQEGA, from the coding sequence GTGAACGTCACGGCAGCGAACCTCAAGCAAACAGTGGGAAGCCCCGGCATCGTGGTGCTGGACTTCCGGGCCGCGGGGTGCGCGCCGTGTCGTGCCTTCGCCCCCGTCTTCGAAGCCGCGGCGGCCGTCCACCCGGACGTCACCTGGGGGAAGGTGGACACGCAGGCGGAGTCGGCACTGGCAGGCGCGCTCGGCATCCGCTCCATCCCCACGGTGGCGGTGTTCCGCGACGGCATCCCCGTCTTCGCGCAGCCAGGCGTACGGCCCGCCTCTGCCCTTGAAGAGGTGCTCGCCCAGGTGCGTGCGCTCGACATGGACGCGGTGCGCCAGGAGGCGTCACGGCACGCCCCTGCAATGCGCGGCCAGGAGGGTGCGTGA